AGCAGGATCAGCGACAAGGATGCGGCGCCGGCCGCGCCCGCGAAGATCGCGCCCCATGAGACACCGCTTCGGCTGCCCTCCGCGGCGAGCACGCCGGAGGGTGGTGTATTGACGCCATATGAGCTCATGGTCGCTCCTTGTCTGCTTGTTGTGGAGCTCGCACTTTTTGGCTTGCGCCGCGGCGCTTCGGTCGGTGGCCGGCGCTAGCGGGGGTAGGCAATGAGCCCGAGCGGGGCATCGCTTTGCCGCAGCAATGCGCGGCCGTCAATTCAAGAGCTGATTGATTTGCGAATCAATTTGTGGAAATTTTGATCGCGTGGCGGGCTTGGCAATTGACTAAATAAAGAATTGGAGATCTGGTGATTTTACAAATCGTGATGCCCAGACGAATTGGTTTTTTGCCTGGATCAATTGATTTTTGGATTGCGATGTCCGGCTCGGGAAGCGCTGCGTTGCATGCCGGGCGGCCTCTACGCGTCGCCCTTGTAATCCACGTCTAACTAATTGCTAACTCTCACCTAAGTTTTAAGTCAGCTCCTGGTCAGTCGATAGCGCCGCCGGAAATTCGGATGAAAAAACGCGCGTGAGATTCGACGATGTATTGCGGTTTGACACACAAATGTCACCCGCGATTTCTACATTTCTCCTCGATGCGGCATTTGTTAATACAAAAGCAGATGCCTCTGTTGCCGCTTGCAGGCCGCAAAAACCATCCATAACTCTCAGCCCCAAGATTCATATGAACATTCTCAATAGAAAAGCCCTGTTCACGTCCTTGACGACGGTCGCGGCTTGCGTGCTCGCCGCCTGCGGGGGAGGAAACGGCGGGCCCGGCGCCATCGTCTTCCCGGTCGGAACGACGCCCGCCGCCAGCCCCACCACCTACAGCGGCGTGGTTGCCGCCAGCGGCTTCGTGCCGGGAAGCGCCACGGGCAACCCGACCCTCAAGGCCGGCTACTACCAGAAGGCCACGGTCTTCGTCGACACCAATGGCAACGGCGTGCTCGACAGCGGCGAAGTGTCGGCCGTCACGGACGCCAGCGGCAAGTTCACGCTGACCACGACCCAGACCGGCCCGCTGGTGGCGGACATCGGCACGGGTGCGATCAACACCGCCACCGGCACCGCGGTGGCCAGCCACCTGATCCTGCGCGCTTCCGCCGCCCAGATCGCGGACCAGGGCGCGGGCAAGGTCGTCATCAGCCCGCTGTCTAGCGAAGCGCAACGCCTGGTGGAAGCCAACGGCAGCAGCTACGCGGCAGAGAAAGCCAACCTCGTCGCGCGCCTCAACGGACCGGCGTTCAATCTCGGCACGGCCACGGTCGCCGACCCGCTGGCGGACGTCAACACACTGAGCGGCGCCAGCCAGTACGCGGTGCTGTACGAAGACAACCAGCTGACCAACCGCTACACCTATGCGACGACCAAGCTCGACCGCAAGGACATGTTCCCCGACAACCTGGCCGTCGCGGGCGGCGACCCGCGCCTGGTCGGGCTGTCGAGCGTGACCATCACCAACAGGGACGGCAGCAAGGTCACGCCGTCGGTGCCGACGCAGAAGCAGGCGCCCATCACCTTCGCGCAGGCGCAGCAGGCGGCCTTCAACGTGGAAGGCGTGCCGGCCTACGACAACATCTTCGTGGTCGTCGAGGAGAACAAGTCGACCGACGTGATCGTCGGCAACTCGCGGGCCGTGAACATCAACTACATCCTGAACAAGTACAACCAGCTGACGACGTACTACTCGACCGGCAATCCGTCCGAGCCGAACTACACCGCACTCGGCGGCGGCGACGACTTCGGCATCAACGACGACAACTGGTTCGGATGCGGCGTGATCGCCGGCAGCGCCAACGCCATCACCGACGTCGCATTCACCGGCGGCACGGCTTCCGACGGCCAGCCGCTGCCGGGTCAAGGCCCGCTGCCTCCCGCCGGCAGCGCCACGCGCGCCGGCTACAGCGCGGCCAGCACCACCTGCGGCGACAACCCGACCAGCGGCACCGTGCACAACGTCCTCGGCGACAACCTGTTCACGCTGATGTCCAGGACGGGCCGCACCATCCGCACCTACAGCGAATCGATGAACCCCGGCCAGGACGTTCGCGCCGACAGCATCGCCGACGCGTCCGTCACCGCCACCTACGACGCAGGCAACCGCCTGAACGGCTTCACCAACCTCGACGGTTCCACCCCCAGCCTTACCGGCACCGCCAACTTCGGCGTGGTGAACGGCCTGTACAAGGTCAAGCACGGCCCGTCGATCGCCTACCAGAGCGCGCGCAACCTGCCCGAGTTCGTGGCCACCAACCGCACCATCTTCGGCACCCAGTACCAGGAAGCGGATTGGCTCAAGTCCTCGGCCTACCCGATTCCGAACGGCTGGGTCTATGACCAGTTCAGCAAGGACCTGGCCACGGGCGACGTGGGCAACATCAACTTCATCGTTCCGGACCAGTGCGACGACATGCACGGCGTCGGCAGCGACACGAGCTGCGTGAGCAA
Above is a window of Variovorax sp. PMC12 DNA encoding:
- a CDS encoding phosphoesterase, with protein sequence MNILNRKALFTSLTTVAACVLAACGGGNGGPGAIVFPVGTTPAASPTTYSGVVAASGFVPGSATGNPTLKAGYYQKATVFVDTNGNGVLDSGEVSAVTDASGKFTLTTTQTGPLVADIGTGAINTATGTAVASHLILRASAAQIADQGAGKVVISPLSSEAQRLVEANGSSYAAEKANLVARLNGPAFNLGTATVADPLADVNTLSGASQYAVLYEDNQLTNRYTYATTKLDRKDMFPDNLAVAGGDPRLVGLSSVTITNRDGSKVTPSVPTQKQAPITFAQAQQAAFNVEGVPAYDNIFVVVEENKSTDVIVGNSRAVNINYILNKYNQLTTYYSTGNPSEPNYTALGGGDDFGINDDNWFGCGVIAGSANAITDVAFTGGTASDGQPLPGQGPLPPAGSATRAGYSAASTTCGDNPTSGTVHNVLGDNLFTLMSRTGRTIRTYSESMNPGQDVRADSIADASVTATYDAGNRLNGFTNLDGSTPSLTGTANFGVVNGLYKVKHGPSIAYQSARNLPEFVATNRTIFGTQYQEADWLKSSAYPIPNGWVYDQFSKDLATGDVGNINFIVPDQCDDMHGVGSDTSCVSNNNGQANGVMRADIYLGMVVKKIQNSALWKNPQKRVAIVVMYDEGEGGSNGSCCGWNAGGKNSGAAPVTVDANGKATATTAPVNYSSGNFGHGNSIFGIISNQQDVGTAKKKIADSDSYSHFSFVRTLQDMFQIADPAVDATYLNRAKYTEAFITANITALPEFAGSVDTHFDSVRPINHAYVIPGNYTQKLYAADIVGQVDTLTGKLEGQITPQTGPDASQTNVWAIK